A window of Infirmifilum lucidum contains these coding sequences:
- a CDS encoding TIGR00304 family membrane protein, with amino-acid sequence MRAEEIGALVVLLGVMLIMAGIVLAILGSATQLVGIGGCVFIGPFPLCFGYGQNPLLVVLASIAMALAMIIATYILFSGSVKSEKNTQG; translated from the coding sequence GTGAGAGCGGAGGAGATTGGAGCTCTAGTGGTGCTTCTCGGGGTCATGCTTATCATGGCCGGAATAGTCCTGGCAATACTCGGGTCAGCTACACAGCTGGTGGGAATAGGGGGGTGCGTCTTTATAGGCCCGTTTCCTCTGTGCTTCGGGTATGGCCAGAACCCCCTCCTAGTAGTCCTAGCTAGTATCGCAATGGCGCTCGCGATGATTATAGCAACGTACATCCTTTTTTCGGGCTCGGTTAAGAGTGAGAAAAACACTCAAGGTTAA
- a CDS encoding TIGR00304 family membrane protein, whose product MSLAILVILLGIVVLIVGFLFILGSAIARGKGEVRGGVVLLIGPIPIIVGSDVQVTKWLIVLALVLTILTFALYFVTAGWFR is encoded by the coding sequence GTGTCACTGGCAATACTGGTCATCTTACTCGGAATTGTTGTCCTGATTGTTGGCTTCCTGTTCATACTAGGCTCGGCTATTGCAAGGGGTAAAGGCGAGGTGAGGGGTGGGGTCGTATTACTCATAGGGCCTATCCCCATAATTGTCGGCTCCGACGTCCAGGTAACAAAGTGGCTCATTGTCTTAGCACTAGTACTCACAATCCTCACGTTCGCTCTCTACTTCGTTACAGCGGGGTGGTTTAGGTGA
- a CDS encoding YkgJ family cysteine cluster protein, whose product MHIFVPRFKLFGGSLFEHAKCLSCGLCCRNTEMVLTAGDIERLERLGFSREAFVELRGRLPRLRNVNGYCVFYDRRTGRCTVYNYRPSGCRVYPLVFDEERGVAFDPECPLVGEFASRREDIKRALGELKRVLKELETSHGYRVKWRLFYRSARRLEGLETVK is encoded by the coding sequence ATGCATATATTTGTCCCGAGGTTTAAACTCTTCGGAGGCAGCTTGTTCGAACATGCCAAGTGCCTCTCCTGTGGCTTGTGTTGCCGCAATACAGAGATGGTCTTGACCGCCGGCGACATCGAGAGGCTCGAGAGGCTAGGCTTCAGCAGGGAGGCATTCGTAGAGCTTAGAGGCAGGCTGCCACGCTTGAGAAACGTGAACGGCTACTGCGTCTTTTACGACAGGCGCACTGGCAGGTGTACAGTCTATAACTACAGGCCTTCCGGTTGCCGTGTCTACCCCCTAGTCTTCGACGAGGAGAGAGGCGTGGCCTTCGACCCAGAATGCCCTCTCGTAGGCGAGTTCGCCTCCAGGCGGGAAGACATCAAGCGTGCTCTCGGCGAGCTCAAGAGAGTTCTTAAGGAGCTCGAAACGAGCCACGGGTATAGAGTTAAGTGGAGGCTGTTCTACAGGAGTGCCCGCCGCCTTGAGGGCCTTGAGACGGTTAAGTAG
- a CDS encoding ATP-dependent helicase — MSGREGLVYATREYTKEEVLRVLNSLVAEWFDRKFRDLTPPQRLALIPIHEGRNVLVSSPTGTGKTLTAFLIALSELFDMAQRGELEDTVYVLYVSPLRALNNDIYRNLEEPLSEIRELAESKGLEIPEIRHVVRTGDTTTTQRQNMLRKPPHILITTPETLAIILVAPKFREKLRTVRWVIVDEVHSLAESKRGSHLSLSLERLRELTGREFVRIGLSATINPLEEVARFLVGYNDDGTPRECVIVDARYAKRKSIRVVSPVSDLIHTPAQEVTQAMYDLLFDVVKKHRTTLIFTNTRSGTERVVFHLKMLARKKGGIPEDSIAAHHSSLSRGVRLDVEEKLKGGELKAIVSSTSLELGIDIGYIDVVAQVGSPKSVTRCLQRIGRSGHRLHETSKGVMVCVDRDDLVEVAIMVREAYRHHLDKIHIPRNPLDVLAQHVVGMAIESKMRVEDAYRIIRRSYSFHELPYEDFINVLKYLSGGYSELESYKVYGKIWFDPEEGVFGRRGKYARVIYALNVGTIPDEVSVKVLTLDRKYVGNIEEEFLERLFPGDRFVLGGKVYEFVKSDGMVAFVKPAFEQKPTIPAWFSEMLPLSYDLALKIAEFRGQMFRWIESGKDPEEIREYLKRECKVDDNSAEAIIGYFLEMFYFLRSLGIREYPSDRVILVEKWLDEQGRIHHVFHTLVGRRTNDALSHALAYLATKKAGANIGIALHDNGFALVYPRGVEPQVTLKDVKPEELEEILKKAIFNTELMRRRFRHVATRGLMVLRNYKGHEISVEKQQMSASTLLKVVKRWEDFPILKETYREILEDYMDVHHAREVLEKIHRGEVRVVETPLLDTPSPFAYNIVLEGLSDVVLMEDKRALIARFHEQVMRRVADLMKRESTRAAT, encoded by the coding sequence GTGTCTGGTAGAGAGGGCTTAGTCTACGCCACTAGGGAGTACACTAAGGAGGAGGTACTCAGGGTACTGAACTCTCTCGTCGCTGAGTGGTTTGACAGGAAGTTCAGAGACCTAACGCCCCCGCAGAGGCTGGCGCTAATCCCCATACACGAGGGGAGGAACGTTCTGGTCTCGAGCCCTACAGGCACGGGGAAGACTCTGACGGCCTTCCTAATAGCCTTGAGCGAACTATTCGACATGGCACAGAGGGGCGAGCTCGAAGACACAGTCTACGTCCTCTACGTCTCCCCTTTGAGGGCGCTCAACAACGATATTTACAGGAACCTGGAGGAGCCGCTCAGTGAGATACGGGAGCTTGCGGAGTCTAAGGGCCTCGAGATCCCGGAGATAAGGCACGTCGTCAGGACTGGAGACACGACAACGACGCAGAGGCAGAACATGCTGAGGAAGCCTCCGCACATCCTCATCACGACGCCGGAGACGCTCGCGATAATCCTGGTCGCACCCAAGTTCAGGGAGAAGCTCAGAACCGTCAGGTGGGTCATAGTAGACGAGGTGCACAGCCTGGCCGAGAGCAAGCGCGGATCCCACCTCTCTCTGTCGCTCGAGAGACTGCGCGAGCTTACAGGTAGGGAGTTCGTGAGGATAGGCCTTTCAGCCACGATCAACCCCCTTGAGGAAGTCGCGCGCTTCCTCGTTGGTTACAATGACGATGGAACGCCCAGGGAGTGCGTGATCGTGGACGCCAGGTACGCCAAGAGGAAGAGCATCAGGGTCGTTTCGCCAGTGTCGGACTTGATACACACCCCCGCGCAGGAAGTGACGCAGGCGATGTACGACCTTCTCTTCGACGTTGTGAAGAAGCACAGGACAACCCTGATATTCACGAACACGCGTAGCGGGACAGAGAGAGTAGTCTTCCACCTTAAAATGCTCGCCAGGAAGAAGGGCGGCATACCTGAGGACTCCATAGCAGCACACCACAGTAGCCTGTCGCGCGGCGTTAGGCTGGACGTGGAGGAGAAGCTGAAGGGAGGCGAGCTCAAGGCCATCGTGAGTAGCACGAGCCTGGAACTGGGCATAGACATTGGCTACATAGACGTCGTAGCACAAGTGGGGTCGCCGAAGTCAGTGACCAGGTGCCTACAGAGGATTGGGCGTAGCGGGCACAGGCTCCACGAGACAAGCAAGGGGGTCATGGTCTGCGTTGATCGCGACGACCTCGTGGAGGTCGCGATAATGGTTAGAGAGGCCTACAGGCACCACTTGGACAAGATTCACATACCGCGCAACCCGCTAGACGTGCTGGCACAGCACGTCGTGGGGATGGCCATTGAGAGCAAGATGAGAGTCGAAGACGCCTACAGGATCATAAGGAGGAGCTACAGCTTCCACGAGCTACCCTACGAGGACTTTATCAACGTGCTGAAGTACCTCTCGGGGGGCTACAGCGAGCTTGAGAGCTACAAGGTGTACGGGAAGATATGGTTCGACCCAGAGGAGGGGGTCTTTGGGAGGAGGGGGAAATACGCGAGGGTTATCTATGCCCTCAACGTCGGAACAATCCCCGATGAAGTCAGCGTTAAGGTGCTCACCCTTGACAGGAAGTACGTGGGCAACATCGAGGAGGAGTTCCTGGAGAGGCTGTTCCCGGGCGACAGGTTCGTACTCGGGGGCAAGGTCTACGAGTTCGTGAAGAGCGACGGGATGGTGGCGTTCGTGAAGCCCGCCTTCGAGCAGAAGCCGACGATACCCGCGTGGTTCAGCGAAATGCTACCCCTCAGCTACGACCTTGCGCTCAAGATAGCAGAGTTCAGGGGGCAGATGTTCCGCTGGATAGAATCGGGAAAGGATCCCGAGGAGATTAGGGAGTACCTGAAGCGCGAGTGCAAAGTCGACGACAACTCGGCCGAGGCGATAATAGGGTACTTCCTGGAGATGTTCTACTTCCTCCGGTCACTGGGGATAAGAGAGTACCCGAGCGACAGGGTTATTCTCGTCGAGAAGTGGCTGGACGAGCAGGGCAGAATACACCACGTGTTCCACACGCTCGTGGGCAGGAGGACTAATGACGCCCTGAGCCACGCTCTCGCCTACCTCGCCACCAAGAAGGCGGGGGCGAACATAGGCATAGCGCTCCACGACAACGGCTTCGCCCTGGTATACCCGCGTGGTGTCGAGCCGCAAGTGACGCTGAAAGACGTGAAGCCCGAAGAGCTCGAAGAGATACTCAAGAAGGCGATCTTCAACACGGAGCTCATGAGGAGGCGCTTCCGCCACGTCGCGACACGGGGCCTCATGGTTCTGAGGAATTACAAGGGCCACGAGATAAGCGTCGAGAAGCAGCAGATGAGTGCCTCAACGCTACTCAAGGTGGTCAAGAGGTGGGAGGACTTCCCGATACTCAAGGAGACGTACAGGGAAATCCTAGAGGACTACATGGACGTACACCATGCCCGCGAGGTGCTCGAGAAAATCCACAGAGGCGAGGTGAGAGTCGTGGAGACACCCCTACTGGACACGCCGAGCCCCTTTGCGTACAATATAGTACTAGAGGGGCTTAGCGACGTTGTACTCATGGAGGACAAGCGCGCTCTCATCGCAAGGTTCCACGAGCAGGTAATGAGACGCGTAGCAGATCTCATGAAGCGCGAGTCGACAAGAGCAGCGACTTAG
- a CDS encoding PDDEXK family nuclease: protein MASSVVARRRNAFNVERRLVKLLSANKENHVFRVPVSGVGENFPDVFMVNNLEDRIVAFEVKVTSGKKIKVKGFQVSKLYRFLEAFKKYSKREAVLAVWFSREQKWVFKRVDGLFSEDMVVRADDASDWEPNVKMRRKA from the coding sequence ATGGCTAGCAGTGTCGTAGCACGGCGCAGGAACGCGTTTAACGTCGAGCGTAGGCTCGTGAAGCTACTCTCGGCGAACAAAGAAAACCACGTCTTCCGCGTCCCCGTCAGCGGCGTAGGCGAGAACTTCCCGGACGTCTTCATGGTGAACAACCTAGAGGACAGGATTGTAGCCTTCGAGGTTAAAGTAACGTCGGGTAAGAAGATTAAGGTTAAGGGGTTCCAGGTCTCGAAGCTCTACCGCTTCCTAGAGGCCTTCAAGAAGTACTCGAAGAGGGAGGCTGTCCTAGCCGTATGGTTCTCCAGGGAGCAAAAGTGGGTCTTCAAGAGGGTGGACGGCTTGTTCAGCGAGGACATGGTCGTCCGCGCGGATGACGCGAGCGACTGGGAGCCGAACGTGAAGATGAGAAGAAAAGCTTAA
- a CDS encoding RuvB-like domain-containing protein has product MSAVTERVGTHSHIKGLGVRNGEVLPVGDGLVGQVEARKAAWLVVQLIKAGKMAGRAILLVGPPGTGKTAIAVAIARELGAETPFMALSGSEIYSAELKKTEVLMQAMRKSIGVRIRERRWVYEGVLEKMDVRYDRHPLNPYTQVPVGGTITLKTDRETRTLRVDSNIIYQILSKGISEGDVIWIDEETGRVSRAGRAKGYGDYDVRPRDLVEIPTGPIYKEKEFVYTLTLHDLDEMESKSESILSIFFGAPSAKEIPPDVRARVDKTVKEWVETKRAELIPGVLFIDDAHMLDIEAYSFLSRAMESELSPIIILATNRGFTKIRGTDVEAPHGMPLDLLDRLLIIRTRPYTPDEIREIVKIRAHEEGVELEPEALEELVKLGSEKSLRYATQLLAPARLLAMQRSRSRVTKEDVAEVSQLFISTKESSSYLRELEEKLLK; this is encoded by the coding sequence ATGAGCGCGGTTACTGAGCGCGTTGGAACCCACAGCCACATAAAGGGGCTGGGCGTCAGGAACGGAGAGGTTCTGCCCGTAGGGGACGGGCTCGTAGGACAGGTGGAGGCCAGGAAAGCCGCGTGGCTTGTCGTCCAGCTGATAAAAGCCGGGAAGATGGCTGGGCGGGCGATTTTGCTCGTCGGGCCACCTGGTACCGGCAAGACAGCGATCGCCGTCGCTATAGCCCGTGAGCTGGGGGCTGAGACGCCGTTCATGGCCCTGTCGGGTAGCGAGATCTACTCTGCCGAGCTCAAGAAGACGGAGGTTCTAATGCAGGCCATGAGGAAGTCTATAGGCGTGAGGATAAGGGAGAGAAGATGGGTGTACGAGGGGGTTCTGGAGAAGATGGACGTGCGCTACGACAGACACCCGCTAAACCCGTACACACAAGTGCCCGTTGGCGGTACGATAACGCTCAAGACAGATAGGGAGACACGGACATTACGGGTCGACTCCAACATCATATACCAGATTCTCTCGAAGGGCATTAGCGAGGGGGACGTTATATGGATCGACGAGGAGACAGGCCGCGTCTCGCGCGCAGGCAGGGCTAAGGGCTACGGGGATTACGACGTCAGGCCTCGCGACCTAGTCGAGATCCCGACGGGGCCGATATACAAGGAGAAGGAGTTCGTCTATACACTGACTCTACACGACCTCGACGAGATGGAGAGCAAGAGCGAGAGCATTCTGTCAATATTCTTTGGGGCTCCCTCAGCGAAGGAGATTCCTCCCGATGTCAGAGCAAGAGTCGACAAGACGGTTAAGGAGTGGGTTGAGACGAAGAGAGCGGAGCTCATCCCCGGGGTTCTCTTCATCGACGATGCGCACATGCTGGATATAGAGGCGTATAGCTTCCTCTCGAGGGCTATGGAGAGCGAGCTGAGCCCTATAATAATCCTCGCCACAAACAGAGGCTTCACGAAGATCAGGGGGACTGACGTAGAGGCGCCGCATGGAATGCCGCTAGACCTCCTGGACAGGCTACTGATAATTAGGACTAGGCCGTACACGCCGGACGAGATACGCGAGATCGTTAAGATTAGGGCTCATGAAGAAGGCGTGGAGCTCGAGCCAGAAGCCTTGGAGGAGCTCGTTAAGCTCGGGAGCGAGAAGAGCCTGCGCTACGCGACGCAGTTGCTGGCTCCGGCCAGGCTCCTGGCAATGCAGAGAAGCCGCAGCAGGGTCACTAAAGAGGACGTAGCAGAGGTCTCACAACTCTTTATAAGCACAAAGGAATCCTCAAGCTACCTGAGAGAACTCGAGGAAAAACTGCTCAAGTAG
- a CDS encoding site-2 protease family protein, protein MEYRQISSFDGNLLLIMSILAVYTVALLVQRRKPKTAERLGLKLEGGVLIFRTEKFNDTIRGFASKHLRAVKLFGDLSAFAGFALMVYGLYFFHANLLSFFSEPEAASPVSPIVPGLNVGVDVLPYFLLAVFLAIVPHELAHALTASAEGIPLKSTGLFLAVVFPGGFAEIDEEHLEKAGLKTKLRVLSSGSVANILTFLFLLLLALLLVQPLGVRVTGTLPGYPAEGVLKPGDVILSVNGVRAPTLEDFSRLMAKHRPGDTVTLTILRNSVKLNVSITLAPRPENSSRGFLGIQIQQSVSNEDVYNIVSWGLIVTSSVAVINMLPIVPLDGGRIFRAIVEKLLGQSKARTVTVATTAYTIFLVALNIFLSTNIYGLLRFP, encoded by the coding sequence GTGGAGTACAGGCAGATATCGAGTTTTGACGGCAACTTGCTCCTTATCATGTCAATCCTAGCAGTCTATACCGTTGCCTTACTGGTACAACGGCGGAAGCCGAAAACCGCGGAGAGGCTTGGCCTGAAGCTCGAGGGAGGCGTTCTAATATTCAGAACCGAGAAATTCAATGACACCATTAGAGGCTTCGCCAGCAAGCACCTGAGAGCAGTAAAGCTCTTCGGGGATCTATCGGCCTTCGCGGGCTTCGCTCTAATGGTGTATGGCCTCTACTTCTTCCACGCAAACCTCCTGAGCTTCTTCTCAGAACCTGAGGCCGCTTCCCCCGTGTCTCCAATAGTCCCCGGATTAAACGTTGGAGTAGACGTGCTACCCTACTTCCTCCTTGCCGTCTTCCTCGCAATAGTACCCCACGAGCTCGCGCACGCCCTGACCGCTAGCGCGGAGGGCATACCGCTGAAGTCGACGGGGCTTTTCCTGGCCGTGGTATTTCCGGGTGGGTTTGCGGAGATAGACGAGGAGCATCTCGAGAAGGCTGGGCTGAAGACGAAGCTGAGAGTCCTCTCGTCCGGGAGCGTGGCCAACATACTAACCTTCCTTTTTCTCCTGCTCTTAGCACTCCTCCTCGTCCAGCCGCTAGGGGTACGTGTAACAGGCACACTGCCAGGGTACCCTGCTGAGGGCGTGTTAAAGCCAGGGGACGTTATTCTGAGCGTTAACGGTGTCAGGGCTCCCACACTAGAAGACTTCTCAAGGCTCATGGCGAAGCACCGACCCGGCGATACAGTTACTCTCACTATCCTGCGAAACAGCGTAAAACTGAACGTCTCCATCACCCTGGCTCCCAGGCCTGAAAACAGTTCCAGAGGATTCCTCGGGATCCAAATACAGCAGTCAGTGAGCAACGAGGATGTCTATAACATCGTGTCGTGGGGTCTCATCGTCACATCGAGTGTGGCGGTGATAAACATGCTGCCAATAGTCCCCCTAGACGGCGGGAGGATTTTCAGAGCGATCGTAGAGAAGCTTCTAGGCCAGTCAAAAGCTAGGACTGTGACCGTAGCTACGACAGCCTACACTATTTTCCTAGTAGCGCTGAACATCTTCCTCTCGACAAACATATATGGTTTGCTGCGCTTTCCTTAG
- a CDS encoding MBL fold metallo-hydrolase: MIARVHIDVLVDDIPAVEGVLPLHGLSILLSLEYEGGVTKKILFDTGPYSSVLLKNSETLGVELEPDIIFGSLHHFHHIGALRNSFPTTPRVLPPPPVARAGRPMSQLQGLSDVYVLVGDSYWNEQGLALKTPKGWLVVVGCSVHGLKRTFGARLLGLGRVWGLIGGLNISTRDVFNLAFVRRLAQRGLKLALPLHSTSMEARKTILERFNSYDFGYEVSGCGVQADIEF; the protein is encoded by the coding sequence GTGATAGCCCGCGTACACATAGACGTGCTGGTAGACGATATTCCAGCCGTAGAGGGTGTCTTACCGCTACACGGGCTCTCGATCCTTCTCTCGCTAGAATACGAGGGGGGCGTTACCAAGAAGATCCTCTTCGACACGGGACCATACAGCTCTGTGCTACTGAAGAACTCCGAGACACTGGGGGTCGAGCTAGAACCCGACATCATATTCGGGAGCCTCCACCACTTCCACCATATTGGAGCCCTCCGGAACAGCTTCCCCACAACCCCACGGGTACTCCCCCCGCCTCCCGTAGCGCGCGCAGGTAGGCCAATGTCCCAGCTACAGGGCCTCTCAGACGTTTACGTGCTTGTGGGCGACTCGTACTGGAACGAGCAAGGGCTCGCCTTGAAGACCCCCAAGGGGTGGCTGGTTGTGGTGGGGTGCAGCGTACACGGATTGAAGAGGACTTTCGGCGCTAGACTACTCGGCCTCGGTAGGGTGTGGGGGCTCATCGGGGGCCTCAATATCTCCACTAGAGACGTCTTCAACCTTGCCTTCGTGAGGAGGCTCGCCCAACGCGGCTTAAAACTCGCACTCCCGCTCCACTCCACGAGCATGGAGGCCAGGAAAACAATATTAGAGAGGTTTAATAGCTACGATTTCGGCTACGAGGTAAGCGGCTGTGGAGTACAGGCAGATATCGAGTTTTGA
- a CDS encoding DEAD/DEAH box helicase: protein MAYRDEILEAVRNDGGHKVVYVYYEEAREPEPGPLVEEVIREGVLVEALKSRGIARLYKFQAEAIRKVRDGRNVFIVAGTGVGKTEAFMLPILERLLTNASEVAVLIYPTKALARDQLDRIDWYIGRVFGFRVGVFDGDTPEEERRRILLYPPRVLVTNPDMLHLSMHSSTGYKDLFARAKYVVLDDAHVYSGVFGSHVYYVLRRFKRLLREKPLFIGASATVGNPSEFAEKLFGEEAEVIDAGRTRKAPVFHVMLSPRTRSRSSEVLWLLKKLSERGLKTIVFVDSHRLAESLAIQAYNVGVRAAVHRAGLLPEERKRIERTVKAGELDAVIATPTLELGIDIGDLDAAILYGVPPTFSKYLQRAGRVGRRHRTGYVFLVLGNDPISAYYERNPEDFFGQAPDPVFLEPENYEVVKIHLVAMAADAPLRLSELSQWERLQAEELLRQGYLRVSGSGLLVPTRLGMRFLREHDNLRGVGDQVKIVNEGGRVIGYREKQMAIKELFPGAIYLHGGRSYLSLRFEGERAVVKPLPSRTPPVTTSPLFYTVPEEGSVHFEREVMGVRVSYLDLTVTDVVYGYVTKTFPEGQVINQRLLESGLQYKFKTRGLLLEFQPRAEWSEVQNAEAFHAVEHALIYAGQLVLGASPTDMGGISFPSGHIFIYDSFPGGSGVTKALYYKLEHALRKAFDIVSRCTCEDGCPRCIFSPYCGNNNKILSRRRAERVLGEVMALKLKAARLERSGRPLV from the coding sequence GTGGCGTATAGGGACGAGATACTTGAAGCGGTGCGTAACGACGGCGGCCACAAGGTCGTTTACGTCTACTACGAGGAGGCGCGCGAGCCGGAGCCAGGCCCTCTCGTCGAGGAGGTTATCAGGGAAGGAGTGCTTGTGGAGGCCTTAAAGAGCCGGGGGATAGCTAGGCTCTACAAGTTCCAGGCCGAGGCCATCAGGAAGGTGAGGGACGGGAGAAATGTCTTCATTGTTGCCGGAACAGGTGTCGGGAAAACAGAGGCATTCATGCTCCCAATACTCGAGAGACTCCTGACGAACGCTTCGGAGGTAGCCGTCCTCATCTACCCTACCAAGGCACTCGCCCGGGATCAGTTGGACAGGATAGACTGGTACATTGGGAGAGTTTTTGGCTTCAGAGTTGGAGTCTTCGACGGCGATACGCCTGAGGAGGAGCGCAGGAGGATACTACTCTACCCCCCACGTGTACTGGTGACGAACCCAGACATGCTCCACTTATCTATGCACTCTAGCACGGGTTACAAGGATCTATTCGCTAGGGCCAAATACGTCGTCCTTGACGACGCGCACGTTTACAGTGGGGTCTTCGGGTCGCACGTCTACTACGTCCTGAGGAGGTTTAAGCGCCTCCTGCGCGAGAAGCCACTGTTTATAGGCGCCTCTGCCACCGTCGGCAATCCCTCGGAGTTCGCTGAGAAGCTCTTCGGAGAGGAGGCAGAGGTGATCGATGCTGGCAGAACCAGGAAGGCTCCTGTCTTCCACGTCATGCTGTCCCCGAGAACCCGGTCGCGCTCCTCCGAGGTTCTCTGGCTCTTGAAGAAGCTGTCAGAGAGGGGTCTAAAGACCATAGTGTTTGTCGACAGCCATCGGTTAGCTGAGAGCTTGGCCATACAGGCCTACAACGTGGGCGTGAGGGCTGCAGTCCACAGGGCCGGGCTACTACCAGAAGAGAGAAAGCGCATCGAGAGGACTGTTAAAGCTGGCGAGCTCGACGCCGTAATAGCCACCCCTACCCTCGAGCTCGGAATAGACATCGGGGATCTTGACGCCGCTATACTCTACGGGGTACCGCCTACCTTCTCTAAGTACCTGCAGCGGGCTGGGCGGGTCGGCAGGAGGCACAGGACTGGCTACGTGTTCCTGGTTCTGGGAAATGATCCCATAAGCGCTTACTACGAGAGAAACCCGGAAGACTTCTTTGGGCAGGCCCCGGATCCCGTGTTCCTGGAGCCAGAGAACTACGAGGTAGTGAAGATCCACTTGGTAGCAATGGCAGCTGACGCTCCCCTCCGGCTCTCGGAGCTGTCTCAGTGGGAACGCCTACAAGCGGAGGAGCTCCTACGGCAGGGCTACCTCAGGGTCTCCGGCTCGGGGCTCCTCGTGCCGACAAGGCTCGGCATGAGGTTCCTCAGAGAGCACGATAACCTAAGGGGTGTTGGCGACCAAGTCAAGATTGTCAACGAGGGAGGTAGAGTCATAGGGTACAGAGAGAAGCAGATGGCTATCAAGGAGCTATTCCCGGGAGCAATCTATCTCCATGGAGGTAGGAGTTACCTCTCCTTAAGGTTTGAGGGGGAGAGAGCTGTAGTTAAGCCTTTACCCTCTAGGACGCCACCCGTAACCACCTCTCCGCTGTTCTACACGGTTCCGGAGGAGGGCAGCGTCCACTTCGAGCGAGAGGTCATGGGCGTCAGAGTTTCATATCTCGACTTGACGGTCACAGACGTCGTCTACGGCTATGTCACAAAGACGTTCCCCGAGGGGCAGGTGATAAACCAGAGGCTCCTCGAGTCAGGGTTGCAGTACAAGTTCAAGACTAGGGGCCTGCTCCTGGAATTCCAGCCTAGAGCCGAGTGGAGCGAGGTGCAAAACGCCGAGGCATTCCACGCAGTCGAGCACGCCCTGATATACGCAGGGCAACTCGTCCTCGGAGCGTCGCCAACAGACATGGGCGGCATAAGTTTCCCGTCGGGCCACATCTTCATATACGATAGCTTCCCCGGCGGGTCTGGAGTCACGAAAGCTCTCTACTACAAGCTTGAGCATGCCTTGAGGAAAGCCTTCGACATCGTGTCCCGTTGCACATGCGAAGACGGGTGTCCGAGGTGCATATTCTCCCCGTACTGTGGAAACAACAACAAAATCCTCTCGAGAAGGAGAGCCGAAAGAGTGCTGGGAGAAGTCATGGCTCTAAAACTCAAAGCCGCTCGCCTAGAGAGGAGCGGTAGGCCCCTCGTGTGA
- a CDS encoding methyltransferase — translation MSLIRESLFTLITKTLLRLYMTRGKSQIFEGLRVLVPPACFPPSGTVSTRLLAEVLRRQTIVGRAAEIGCGAGALTLFLARMGVYAVATDISLNCLKAARLNALANGLYGLVDFVNCDSGSCIREEAVDVCVTNPPFLRYGPGDPRDLAIAGGSGLEVLTKMVRDCYRATRRGRAVLYTMSDLASGRRPNPPGVVLARGRGLGDTVYVFSVTRGAYRSSLGERL, via the coding sequence ATGAGCCTTATCAGGGAAAGCCTATTCACTCTAATTACAAAAACTTTGCTAAGACTATACATGACACGCGGAAAGAGCCAAATCTTCGAGGGCCTCAGAGTGCTCGTGCCCCCAGCGTGCTTTCCGCCTTCGGGAACAGTCAGCACTCGGCTCTTGGCAGAAGTACTCAGGAGACAGACTATTGTTGGGCGTGCTGCTGAGATAGGTTGCGGTGCAGGAGCCCTTACACTGTTCCTGGCGCGGATGGGGGTATATGCTGTCGCCACGGACATCTCACTCAACTGCCTCAAGGCAGCCAGGCTCAACGCGCTCGCCAACGGCCTCTATGGGCTCGTAGACTTCGTTAACTGCGACTCCGGGAGCTGCATTAGGGAGGAAGCCGTCGATGTTTGTGTTACGAACCCGCCTTTCCTGCGCTACGGCCCAGGAGACCCTAGAGACCTTGCAATAGCAGGAGGGTCAGGTCTCGAAGTCTTAACGAAAATGGTTAGGGACTGCTACAGGGCGACTCGGAGGGGGCGTGCCGTCCTGTATACAATGAGCGATCTAGCCTCTGGGAGAAGGCCCAATCCACCAGGAGTAGTGCTTGCTAGGGGCAGGGGTCTCGGTGACACTGTATACGTCTTCTCCGTCACACGAGGGGCCTACCGCTCCTCTCTAGGCGAGCGGCTTTGA